The following proteins are encoded in a genomic region of Sorangiineae bacterium MSr12523:
- a CDS encoding Rne/Rng family ribonuclease: protein MSKNILVISVDIRETRVALIEGGIIAELHIERRGKSAYTVGNVYLGKVTRVLPGLQAAFVDIGQERAAFLHVEDLIRPDDFETYLAGGAKRVKEDTALPEVTGDEELDAEAEEILETAPPPTAKSVENVTASLVEPEEAHPAHQNGAALDADVVQMDDSIEDSRVSLPSLAVAVDEDDDEEPEEQEEQEEQEEEEGPSSEDSIDEDEPSRLDLTDEEPSRLDLSDEEPSRVDLAEEASPSLDSIDDEEDDDEEGTRPTNPEIEAAAPVSSSPELAAAAAEDAPVAETFEAAEDAAWDAPSHVSERPPSAARATLEPLPDFPGMPGFTITDPNAPVPRAPSPPRAGNERNARGARGQSNKRSRHRRGRDRDQDRDRDRRGGRDNRDRDGGREGRDGRSRGDRSSMPNRISKTTPIREVVREGQEIIVQVTKDPIGTKGARCSSHVSLPGRYVVYLPTVDHIGISKRIGSEKERSRLREAIETVKPPSGGLIVRTVAEGLTKKQLKQDVGYLVRLWGEIAKKKEEGARAPHILMSELDLVLKTARDLFTDEVHQIVIDDRHQYERLCRFVEMFAPDRLKDIIYYSGDEPIFDAYGIEDEIGRALSRKVPLPSGGYLIIDQAEALTAIDVNTGRFVGKGSKDMEETILKTNLEAVHEIAYQLRFRNIGGLIILDLIDMERHQNREKVRRSLEELLQKDKAKTTLNRISDLGLIEMTRKRTRESLGRLLHEPCFYCDGTGQLQSKETIAYEILREIRRKRQDLPGYTVLVNAHPAVADVLANKEKEAVADAENRYMRKITVVPRKEYHLEQFDLQGK, encoded by the coding sequence ATGTCGAAGAACATCCTTGTCATCAGCGTCGATATTCGTGAAACCCGCGTAGCTCTCATCGAAGGGGGCATCATCGCCGAGCTGCACATCGAGCGGCGCGGTAAGAGCGCGTATACCGTAGGGAATGTGTACCTGGGCAAGGTGACCCGGGTGCTGCCCGGCCTTCAGGCGGCCTTCGTCGACATTGGCCAGGAGCGCGCCGCGTTCCTCCATGTCGAAGACCTCATCCGACCGGACGATTTCGAGACCTACCTCGCCGGTGGCGCCAAGCGCGTCAAAGAGGACACCGCCCTGCCCGAGGTGACGGGGGACGAGGAGCTCGACGCCGAGGCGGAAGAAATCCTGGAGACCGCCCCGCCGCCCACGGCCAAGTCGGTCGAAAACGTCACGGCCAGCTTGGTGGAGCCCGAGGAAGCCCACCCGGCGCACCAGAATGGTGCCGCGCTCGATGCCGACGTCGTTCAAATGGACGACAGCATCGAGGATTCGCGCGTCAGCCTACCCTCGTTGGCGGTCGCCGTGGACGAGGACGACGACGAGGAGCCGGAAGAACAAGAAGAGCAGGAAGAGCAAGAAGAAGAAGAGGGCCCGTCGAGCGAAGACTCCATCGACGAGGACGAACCTTCCCGGCTCGATCTCACGGATGAAGAGCCTTCGCGGCTCGATTTGAGCGACGAGGAGCCTTCCCGCGTCGACCTCGCCGAGGAGGCGTCCCCGTCGCTCGATTCGATCGACGACGAAGAGGACGACGACGAAGAGGGCACTCGCCCGACGAACCCCGAAATCGAGGCGGCCGCACCGGTGTCCTCGTCTCCGGAGCTTGCCGCGGCCGCGGCCGAAGACGCCCCCGTTGCCGAGACGTTCGAAGCGGCCGAAGACGCTGCCTGGGACGCGCCCTCCCACGTTTCGGAGCGCCCGCCGTCGGCTGCGCGCGCCACGTTGGAGCCCCTTCCCGATTTCCCGGGCATGCCCGGCTTCACCATCACCGATCCCAACGCGCCCGTTCCCCGCGCACCGAGCCCGCCGCGTGCCGGCAACGAGCGCAACGCCCGCGGAGCCCGTGGCCAATCGAACAAGCGATCGCGCCATCGCCGCGGACGTGATCGCGATCAGGATCGCGATCGGGACCGCCGCGGAGGACGCGACAACCGGGATCGTGACGGCGGACGCGAGGGACGCGACGGCCGTTCACGCGGCGATCGCAGCAGCATGCCCAATCGCATTTCCAAGACGACCCCGATTCGAGAGGTCGTGCGCGAGGGGCAGGAAATCATCGTCCAGGTCACCAAAGACCCGATTGGAACCAAGGGCGCTCGTTGCTCGAGCCACGTTTCGTTGCCCGGCCGTTACGTCGTGTATTTGCCGACGGTCGACCATATCGGCATCTCCAAGCGAATTGGCTCGGAAAAAGAGCGTTCCCGTCTGCGCGAAGCCATCGAAACGGTGAAACCGCCGAGCGGCGGTCTCATCGTGCGCACCGTCGCCGAAGGCCTCACGAAGAAGCAATTGAAGCAAGACGTCGGTTATCTCGTTCGATTGTGGGGCGAGATTGCCAAAAAGAAGGAAGAGGGTGCCAGAGCGCCGCACATCCTCATGAGCGAGCTCGATCTCGTGCTCAAAACGGCACGCGATCTCTTCACCGACGAAGTGCACCAGATCGTCATCGACGATCGCCATCAATACGAGCGTCTTTGCCGCTTCGTGGAGATGTTCGCGCCCGATCGTCTCAAGGACATCATCTATTATTCGGGAGACGAACCCATCTTCGATGCCTACGGAATCGAAGACGAAATTGGCCGTGCGCTCTCGCGCAAAGTGCCCCTCCCGTCGGGTGGATATCTCATTATCGATCAGGCCGAAGCCCTCACCGCCATCGACGTCAACACCGGTCGATTCGTGGGCAAAGGCTCCAAGGACATGGAGGAAACCATCCTCAAGACCAACTTGGAGGCCGTGCACGAGATCGCCTATCAACTTCGATTCCGCAACATCGGCGGCCTCATCATTCTCGACCTGATTGACATGGAGCGGCACCAAAATCGCGAGAAAGTGCGCCGCTCGCTCGAGGAGCTCCTTCAAAAGGACAAAGCGAAGACGACGCTCAATCGCATATCCGATCTCGGCCTCATCGAGATGACGCGAAAGCGTACCCGTGAGAGCCTCGGTCGTTTGCTCCACGAGCCCTGCTTCTATTGCGATGGGACGGGGCAACTCCAATCGAAGGAGACCATCGCGTACGAGATTCTGCGGGAAATCCGCAGGAAACGACAGGATCTACCGGGCTACACCGTGCTGGTGAATGCCCACCCCGCCGTGGCCGACGTGCTTGCCAACAAAGAAAAGGAAGCGGTCGCCGACGCGGAGAACCGCTACATGCGCAAGATCACCGTGGTTCCGCGCAAAGAGTACCACCTCGAACAATTCGACCTTCAGGGGAAGTGA
- a CDS encoding NUDIX hydrolase, with protein MPFTYPFPRPSLTVDTVVFALRATDLAVLLIRRKNAPFQDAWALPGGFVDENEPLEVAARRELHEETGISGVTIEQLGAFGDPGRDPRGHTVSIAYYTFVTSESRPAAGDDAADAAWHPLRGLRKLALAFDHKKIIAAARARLQEKLHTPTLGTAFRLVPQHFTLTQLQRVYEAVFGRTLEARNFRARLLQSKAVVALDARKTGRHQLYRWA; from the coding sequence GTGCCGTTCACGTACCCTTTCCCGCGCCCGTCCCTCACCGTCGACACCGTCGTCTTCGCCCTCCGTGCGACCGATCTCGCGGTGCTCTTGATCCGCCGCAAGAATGCGCCCTTCCAAGATGCGTGGGCCCTGCCCGGTGGCTTCGTGGACGAGAATGAACCGCTCGAAGTGGCCGCCCGCCGCGAACTCCACGAGGAGACGGGGATCTCCGGCGTGACCATCGAGCAGCTCGGGGCCTTCGGCGATCCGGGCCGCGATCCGCGCGGGCACACCGTCAGCATCGCGTACTACACGTTCGTCACGTCGGAGTCGCGCCCTGCCGCCGGCGACGATGCGGCCGATGCCGCGTGGCACCCGCTTCGTGGCCTGCGCAAGCTGGCGCTCGCGTTCGACCACAAGAAGATCATTGCGGCGGCGAGGGCACGGCTTCAGGAGAAGCTGCACACGCCGACCTTGGGCACCGCGTTTCGGCTCGTGCCCCAACATTTCACGCTCACGCAACTTCAGCGCGTGTACGAGGCCGTTTTCGGCCGCACGCTCGAAGCGCGGAACTTCCGCGCACGTCTCCTCCAATCGAAAGCGGTTGTCGCACTTGACGCACGCAAGACGGGACGCCACCAACTTTACCGCTGGGCCTGA
- a CDS encoding PilZ domain-containing protein translates to MDEGKKRIAERVTINKEFESFDAFIQEYVTNISASGVFIKSTSVLPVGTRVNLRFTVIMDDIETIEGIGEVVRVEKDPPGMGVVFRELSAYSKDLIEKLLTHRSTL, encoded by the coding sequence ATGGACGAAGGCAAGAAGCGCATTGCCGAACGCGTCACGATCAACAAGGAATTCGAGTCGTTCGACGCGTTCATTCAAGAGTACGTGACCAATATTTCGGCGAGCGGCGTCTTCATCAAATCGACGAGCGTGCTTCCCGTGGGCACCCGCGTGAATCTCCGTTTCACCGTCATCATGGACGACATCGAGACGATCGAGGGCATTGGCGAGGTGGTGCGCGTGGAGAAGGATCCGCCCGGTATGGGCGTGGTTTTCCGCGAATTATCGGCCTACTCGAAGGACTTGATCGAGAAGCTATTGACCCATCGATCGACGCTCTGA
- a CDS encoding cytochrome P450, with translation MKNETNARPPGPRGGLPYFGHTFEAGRDPLGFFGRAAREHGDIVHFDFGPYRYVMANEPESIKHVLVDNAKNYIKGYSYRGLKLILGQGLVTSEGDFWRRQRKLAQPAFHREKLADLAQRMTDAASDMLARWYGHPSGSTLDVHAEMMRVTLDIVGRTLLSQSLDDRAEGIGDAMAVTVRTAAEYASTPFPMPIWVPTPRNLRFKRAKRTLDALVLDIIAERRKTSDVGRQDLLAMLMAARDEETNEAMTDQQLKDEVMTIVTAGHETTANAMSWTLYLLSRHPDVARRVEAEADAVIGTRLPALEDLPRMPYARAVIEESMRLYPPVWGFEREALTDDVIGGYRVPKGTMVAILPYVLHRHPAYWDNPEGFDPDRFAPGTERPRYTYLPFGGGPRICIGNAFALMEAQILLAMIATRYRLQLPAGARVELEPVITLRPLHGMPMTLVWRTGRDQPEPRPSISCLMAASAGVVPTG, from the coding sequence ATGAAAAATGAGACGAACGCGCGGCCGCCCGGCCCGCGCGGAGGTTTGCCCTATTTCGGGCACACCTTCGAAGCCGGGCGCGATCCCTTGGGCTTCTTCGGCAGGGCTGCGCGTGAGCACGGGGACATCGTGCACTTCGACTTCGGCCCGTACCGCTACGTGATGGCGAACGAGCCCGAGTCCATCAAGCACGTGCTCGTCGACAACGCGAAGAACTACATCAAGGGCTACAGCTACCGCGGGCTCAAGTTGATCCTGGGGCAAGGCCTGGTCACCAGCGAGGGCGATTTTTGGCGGCGCCAGCGCAAGTTGGCCCAGCCCGCGTTTCATCGCGAAAAGCTGGCCGATCTCGCGCAGCGCATGACCGATGCGGCGAGCGACATGCTCGCGCGCTGGTACGGGCATCCCTCGGGAAGCACGCTCGACGTGCACGCGGAGATGATGCGGGTCACGCTCGACATCGTCGGGCGCACCTTGCTCAGCCAAAGCCTCGACGACCGCGCCGAGGGCATCGGCGACGCCATGGCGGTGACGGTGCGCACGGCGGCGGAGTACGCCTCGACGCCCTTTCCGATGCCCATCTGGGTGCCCACACCGCGCAACCTCCGCTTCAAGCGCGCCAAGCGCACGTTGGACGCCCTGGTCCTGGACATCATCGCCGAGCGCCGGAAGACGTCCGACGTGGGGCGGCAGGATCTCTTGGCCATGCTGATGGCCGCCCGGGACGAAGAGACCAACGAAGCGATGACCGATCAGCAGCTGAAAGACGAGGTGATGACCATCGTCACGGCGGGCCATGAGACGACGGCCAACGCGATGTCGTGGACTTTGTACCTCTTGTCACGTCACCCCGATGTGGCGCGGAGGGTGGAGGCGGAGGCCGACGCGGTGATTGGCACGCGGCTGCCCGCGCTGGAGGATCTGCCGCGCATGCCCTACGCGCGCGCGGTCATCGAGGAATCGATGCGGCTGTATCCCCCCGTGTGGGGCTTCGAGCGCGAGGCGCTCACCGACGATGTGATCGGCGGCTACCGCGTCCCCAAGGGAACGATGGTGGCCATTCTGCCGTACGTGCTGCACCGCCACCCCGCGTATTGGGACAACCCCGAGGGCTTCGACCCCGACCGATTCGCCCCGGGCACCGAGCGCCCGCGCTACACGTACCTGCCCTTCGGAGGCGGGCCGCGCATCTGCATCGGCAACGCCTTCGCCTTGATGGAGGCGCAGATCCTCCTCGCGATGATCGCCACGCGCTACCGGCTGCAACTTCCCGCCGGCGCCCGCGTCGAACTGGAGCCGGTCATCACCCTGCGACCGCTGCACGGCATGCCGATGACCCTGGTGTGGCGGACGGGCCGCGATCAGCCGGAGCCGCGGCCGAGCATCTCTTGCTTGATGGCCGCCAGCGCGGGCGTCGTTCCGACCGGGTAG
- a CDS encoding ABC transporter ATP-binding protein has protein sequence MSPESSLAREQEKIDDAAKQDQQEKPKKKKVAEAAVRMKHVTKRFGSKLAVDDLSLEIRAGRVYGLIGPNGAGKTTTFSMLAGYLQPTDGNIEVLGFSPHQVSELKSRVGVLPQDAILPPLDKVGEFLMHMARLQGTSRDRAESMARAVLDEVEGRDWWNQRCSSLSHGMAKRVQLAQALLGDPDVVLLDEPTGGLDPRSAYEVRQLIKGRKGRCTLIVSSHNLQELEEICDGAAILDRGKLVASGTIAQLTGASEEVHVKIGRPPRGMDASAYRATSADSIVSRGIQRVRDLPIVKRVEYDDEKNELVVYFERSGEVDAEMVIGHVLWALLQEQVRISGVIKGRGLERRVMDLTDEED, from the coding sequence ATGTCGCCCGAATCGTCATTGGCGCGCGAGCAAGAGAAGATCGACGACGCCGCCAAGCAGGATCAGCAGGAAAAGCCCAAGAAGAAAAAGGTCGCCGAAGCCGCCGTGCGCATGAAGCACGTGACGAAGCGCTTTGGCTCGAAGCTCGCCGTCGACGATCTGTCGCTCGAAATTCGCGCCGGGCGCGTGTACGGCCTCATTGGGCCGAACGGCGCGGGCAAGACGACGACGTTTTCGATGCTCGCCGGCTACCTTCAACCGACGGACGGCAACATCGAGGTGCTGGGCTTCAGCCCCCACCAGGTCTCCGAGTTGAAATCGCGCGTCGGCGTGCTCCCGCAGGATGCGATTTTGCCGCCGCTCGACAAGGTGGGCGAATTTCTCATGCACATGGCCCGCCTCCAGGGCACCTCCCGCGATCGCGCCGAATCCATGGCCCGCGCGGTGCTCGACGAGGTGGAGGGGCGCGACTGGTGGAACCAGCGCTGCTCGAGCCTGTCCCACGGTATGGCCAAACGCGTGCAGCTCGCGCAGGCGCTGCTCGGCGACCCCGACGTGGTGCTGCTCGACGAGCCCACGGGCGGCCTCGATCCGCGCAGCGCCTACGAGGTGCGCCAACTCATCAAGGGGCGCAAAGGGCGCTGCACGCTCATCGTCTCGAGCCACAATTTGCAGGAGCTCGAGGAGATCTGCGACGGCGCGGCGATCCTCGATCGCGGCAAGTTGGTTGCCTCGGGCACCATCGCGCAGCTGACCGGCGCCTCCGAGGAGGTGCACGTCAAGATCGGGCGCCCGCCGCGCGGAATGGACGCGTCCGCCTACCGCGCAACATCCGCCGACAGCATCGTCTCGCGCGGCATCCAGCGTGTGCGCGATCTGCCCATCGTCAAACGCGTGGAGTACGACGACGAGAAAAATGAACTCGTCGTGTATTTCGAACGCAGCGGCGAAGTCGATGCCGAGATGGTGATCGGCCACGTGCTATGGGCGCTCTTGCAGGAGCAAGTGCGCATCAGTGGCGTGATCAAGGGACGCGGCCTCGAGCGCCGCGTGATGGATCTCACCGACGAAGAGGACTGA
- a CDS encoding ArsA family ATPase: protein MSALEDKRFLIVTGKGGVGKTTVAAATAVSLAAKGKRVLVAMCNAKERLSAMLGSDLIGEDVSEVAKNIWAVNMNPERALEEYGLMTLKSRVLYNLLFDNKYARSFFRAVPGMSEWAMLGKAWWHTTEVRADGSPRFDVVILDAPATGHGLDMLRVPKVIVDVTPPGLLRRDAERAIQLFRDPKFSAVVLVTLPEEMPTSETIELAAALTGELAMPIGQIVVNGVLPPLFSRDERATLEGFAMPEIRNAGDGALAAGRDRAIRERVQAESLARLSRELPVKPAFLPLLFDNASTPHAIHELAKRV, encoded by the coding sequence GTGTCGGCTCTCGAAGACAAACGGTTTCTCATCGTGACGGGCAAAGGCGGCGTCGGCAAAACGACCGTCGCCGCGGCCACCGCCGTTTCCTTGGCGGCAAAAGGCAAGCGCGTGCTCGTGGCGATGTGCAACGCCAAAGAGCGGCTGTCGGCCATGCTCGGGTCGGACCTCATTGGCGAGGACGTTTCGGAAGTCGCGAAAAACATATGGGCCGTCAACATGAACCCCGAGCGAGCCCTCGAGGAATACGGCCTGATGACCCTCAAGTCGAGGGTGCTCTACAATCTGCTCTTCGACAACAAATACGCCCGCAGCTTTTTTCGTGCGGTTCCGGGCATGAGCGAATGGGCCATGCTCGGCAAAGCCTGGTGGCACACGACGGAGGTCCGGGCGGACGGTTCACCGCGCTTCGACGTGGTCATCTTGGATGCGCCCGCCACGGGGCACGGGCTGGACATGCTGCGCGTGCCCAAGGTCATCGTCGACGTCACGCCGCCCGGGCTTTTGCGGCGGGATGCCGAGCGGGCCATCCAGCTTTTCCGCGATCCGAAGTTCTCCGCCGTCGTTCTCGTCACCTTGCCCGAGGAGATGCCCACCAGCGAGACCATCGAGCTGGCCGCGGCGCTCACCGGCGAGCTGGCCATGCCCATCGGGCAAATCGTGGTCAACGGCGTCTTGCCGCCGCTGTTTTCACGTGACGAGCGCGCCACGCTCGAGGGCTTCGCGATGCCCGAGATCCGCAACGCCGGCGACGGTGCCCTTGCCGCCGGGCGGGATCGGGCCATCCGCGAGCGCGTGCAGGCCGAGAGCCTCGCACGGCTATCGCGCGAGCTGCCGGTGAAGCCCGCGTTCCTCCCGCTCCTGTTCGACAATGCCTCTACCCCCCACGCGATCCACGAGCTCGCCAAACGCGTCTGA
- a CDS encoding ABC transporter permease — protein sequence MTALNEVGLIASREMRKNLRSLKGLALVSLSLLGAIAVAFLINKGHKLQEGRFGAEELRTGQEMVLSQAYDDPQMGKYLAEAPAVLLALLAITIWLSPLIAGVLGFDAVSGELQHRTVRYWTVRARRASYFVGKVLGLWGVVAALTLVMHVFIWIVTLIVGGAGTAPASATVGWGFQFYLVTLPISAAWCALVILISAQFRNPIVTLFVISAVFGGLWIVNIIGRLAQIKPLTYLYPNSYDALLLSPHLNKVALGAAICFGIGVLATALGTLVFVRRDV from the coding sequence GTGACCGCACTGAACGAAGTTGGCCTCATCGCGTCCCGTGAGATGCGGAAGAATCTGCGGAGCCTGAAAGGCCTGGCCCTGGTCAGCCTGTCCCTGCTGGGGGCGATCGCCGTCGCGTTTCTCATCAACAAGGGGCACAAGCTGCAGGAAGGGCGCTTCGGTGCGGAGGAACTGCGCACCGGGCAGGAGATGGTGCTCTCGCAGGCCTACGACGATCCGCAGATGGGCAAGTACCTGGCGGAGGCACCGGCGGTGCTCCTGGCGCTGCTCGCCATCACCATTTGGCTCAGCCCGCTCATTGCCGGCGTTCTGGGTTTCGACGCGGTCTCTGGCGAACTTCAGCACCGCACGGTGCGTTATTGGACGGTACGGGCGCGGCGTGCGTCCTATTTCGTGGGGAAAGTGCTGGGGCTCTGGGGCGTGGTCGCCGCGCTCACCTTGGTGATGCACGTCTTCATCTGGATCGTGACGCTCATCGTGGGAGGGGCGGGCACGGCGCCGGCTTCGGCCACGGTGGGCTGGGGATTCCAATTTTACTTGGTGACACTCCCCATCAGCGCAGCATGGTGCGCATTGGTGATCCTGATTTCCGCGCAATTCCGTAATCCGATTGTCACCCTTTTCGTGATCAGCGCCGTGTTCGGCGGGCTCTGGATCGTCAACATCATCGGCCGGCTGGCGCAGATCAAACCGCTCACGTACCTGTATCCCAACTCGTACGATGCGCTGCTCTTGTCGCCGCACTTGAACAAGGTGGCGTTGGGCGCGGCCATTTGCTTCGGCATCGGTGTGCTGGCCACGGCATTGGGCACGCTCGTGTTCGTGCGGAGGGACGTCTGA
- a CDS encoding ribonuclease J translates to MLRVFPLGGLGEIGMNCLALEQRGQVLLIDCGITFDDRGLGIDVVHPDFTALDAYRDRIAGVFITHGHEDHIGALPYLLKRFDVPVWGPRYALGLVRERLGEHEVLAHARLIETKARTRVTVGSFEVEPVRVTHSIADATALAIRTDAGVVVHTGDFKFDESPPDGEAFDEERLRELGDEGTALLFSDSTNVDADGGSGSEQTVGDALEPIVAQAPNAVVVALFASNVHRLRMLGDIARRTGRRIVPLGRSILTHTRVAHDTGYLAWPSDLLFPQERVNELPRNAILGLATGTQAEGRAALARLARGEHPYLKLEPGDVVALSSRIIPGNEPEVYAVLGDLLRRGVVVRTRGTDRNIHVSGHAHRGEQRRMLELVRPKTFIPVHGTIHHLMRHGDLARECGVPDVCVIENGDVVELALTADDRRQPFLTRKERVPVGRVATYAGRPLAAQVLRERAWLAESGCAFVAVSLSVRAAVRSVKVLTRGVVDESLERDVIVRVERDVTAAVNEELARMATQGGADDNAIVEAARLGARRSFYKALGFKPLTAVSVHREGS, encoded by the coding sequence ATGCTGCGCGTCTTTCCGCTTGGCGGGCTCGGCGAAATTGGCATGAATTGCCTGGCCTTGGAGCAACGGGGCCAAGTTTTGCTCATCGACTGCGGCATCACCTTCGATGACCGCGGTCTGGGCATCGACGTGGTGCACCCCGACTTCACGGCCCTCGATGCCTACCGCGATCGCATCGCGGGCGTGTTCATCACCCACGGGCACGAAGATCACATCGGGGCCCTGCCCTACCTGCTCAAGCGCTTCGACGTGCCGGTGTGGGGTCCGCGCTATGCGCTGGGGCTGGTGCGCGAGCGGCTCGGGGAGCACGAGGTGCTCGCGCACGCGCGCCTCATCGAGACGAAGGCGCGCACACGCGTGACGGTGGGCTCGTTCGAGGTGGAGCCGGTGCGGGTCACCCACTCCATTGCGGACGCCACCGCGCTGGCCATCCGCACCGATGCAGGCGTGGTGGTGCACACCGGTGATTTCAAGTTCGACGAGAGCCCGCCCGACGGCGAAGCGTTCGACGAAGAGCGCCTGCGCGAGCTCGGCGATGAGGGCACGGCGCTGCTCTTTTCCGACTCGACCAACGTGGACGCCGACGGCGGCTCGGGCAGCGAGCAAACCGTGGGCGATGCGCTCGAGCCCATCGTGGCGCAGGCCCCGAATGCGGTGGTGGTGGCACTTTTCGCCTCGAACGTGCACCGCCTGCGCATGCTCGGGGACATCGCGCGGCGCACCGGACGGCGCATCGTGCCGCTCGGGCGGAGCATCCTCACGCACACGCGCGTGGCGCACGACACGGGCTACCTGGCCTGGCCGAGCGACCTTCTGTTCCCGCAAGAGCGCGTGAACGAGCTGCCGCGCAACGCCATTTTGGGCTTGGCCACGGGCACGCAGGCCGAGGGGCGCGCGGCGCTGGCGCGGCTGGCCCGCGGCGAGCACCCATATTTGAAGCTCGAGCCGGGCGACGTGGTGGCGCTCTCGAGCCGCATCATCCCGGGCAACGAGCCCGAGGTCTACGCCGTGCTGGGCGACCTGCTCCGGCGCGGCGTGGTGGTGCGCACGCGCGGGACGGACCGGAATATTCACGTCAGCGGGCATGCCCACCGCGGCGAGCAGCGGCGCATGCTCGAGCTGGTGCGCCCGAAGACGTTCATCCCGGTGCACGGGACGATTCACCACTTGATGCGCCACGGAGATTTGGCCCGCGAGTGCGGCGTGCCCGACGTGTGCGTCATCGAAAATGGCGACGTGGTGGAACTCGCCCTGACGGCCGACGATCGGCGACAACCCTTCTTGACCCGAAAAGAGCGGGTACCGGTGGGGCGCGTGGCCACCTACGCCGGACGTCCCCTGGCGGCGCAGGTCCTGCGCGAGCGGGCATGGCTCGCCGAATCGGGGTGCGCCTTCGTGGCGGTGTCGCTCTCGGTCCGTGCCGCCGTGCGCTCGGTGAAGGTCCTGACCCGCGGCGTGGTGGACGAGTCGCTCGAGCGCGATGTCATCGTGCGGGTCGAGCGCGATGTGACCGCCGCCGTGAACGAGGAGCTCGCGCGCATGGCCACGCAAGGTGGCGCGGACGACAATGCCATCGTCGAGGCCGCGCGGCTCGGCGCCCGAAGAAGCTTTTACAAAGCTCTCGGCTTCAAGCCGCTCACCGCCGTGTCCGTCCACCGCGAGGGATCGTGA
- a CDS encoding TetR/AcrR family transcriptional regulator, with product MQQRSRERLERILETAATLFVERGYESTTMENIAERAQTSIGSVYQFFPNKRAIFDAMARRYIELSREQFEELFASFTRIERWDEMLDRAIDAFAAFDRSSVVIRAVWLNLALSPEFLLAGEALNREFARRAVDLFADRAKDLSPDKRLVIATMVVEHISAMMIVNVRRNDALGDAVLEETKVLLRRYLQPYLGAPEGGGGTKSKAPPSKRKKGP from the coding sequence TTGCAGCAACGCAGCCGCGAGCGTCTCGAGCGCATCCTCGAGACGGCGGCCACCCTTTTCGTGGAGCGCGGCTACGAGTCGACGACGATGGAAAACATCGCCGAGCGCGCGCAGACGTCGATCGGCTCGGTGTATCAATTTTTCCCGAACAAACGCGCCATTTTCGATGCGATGGCGCGCCGCTACATCGAGCTTTCGCGCGAGCAGTTCGAGGAGCTCTTCGCGAGCTTCACACGCATCGAGCGATGGGACGAGATGCTCGATCGCGCCATCGATGCCTTCGCGGCCTTCGATCGATCGAGTGTCGTCATTCGTGCGGTGTGGCTCAATTTGGCGCTTTCGCCCGAGTTTCTGCTCGCCGGCGAGGCCCTGAACCGTGAGTTCGCACGCCGCGCGGTGGATCTCTTCGCCGATCGCGCCAAAGATCTTTCGCCGGACAAGCGCCTGGTCATCGCCACGATGGTCGTGGAGCACATCTCCGCGATGATGATCGTCAACGTGCGCCGCAACGATGCCTTGGGCGATGCGGTTCTCGAGGAGACCAAAGTGCTCTTACGCCGCTATTTGCAGCCGTACCTCGGCGCGCCGGAAGGCGGCGGAGGCACCAAGAGCAAAGCCCCTCCTTCCAAGCGGAAGAAGGGGCCCTGA